The window aaCTAGACAaagaattaaagaaaataaaattttatttgtatattattgcTGCTAGagtaaacaaatatttaaataacatttagtaaataatttcaagataaaattaaatttattttatacaaacatattggtatttcgaaattcatcatcaagtaTGTAATAGTAATTTGTATATTTCGATTTCACAGAGGGACCATTTCAAAGTGATGCACTTTTGGTACCTGAAGGATGTctttttgatcatttacataATCATACAAAATGTTGGGAGTCAAACaggtcaattaaaataataataataataattttaatattaaaaaattttttactaaagaaaaaagtattcaaaaagaaattacTTGTATActttataaaagttttatttattattattaatataaatattttatttttattagttttttttttatttgtaaataataaaagttataatgaaaaataataaataaataatttaattttagatggAATTCAACAGCAGCAGATACTTGCCGAGAACGTAGTATGAATTTACGAAGTTTTGCAATGTTACTACCCTGTGGAATATCACTATTCTCCGGTGTAGAATTTGTCTGCTGTCCAAAACACCTGAAAGGTACGTAACGTACGTACATAATAgttcacacaaaaaaaaaaagaagaaaaaaaataataatatagatataATCCCTTACGAGGACGACAAATggatagataataaatatattttttcatttttttttacatttgtcAGTCAGCTTTGTTGTCGAACGTAAAaaaagtcgaaaaaaaaacgaaatttgcGAGGAAAATTTGACTTTTTCGTGTGTTTTGTATGTCGCATGAGGGTTGGGTGATTTTGTTAAGGGGGTGGTTTGAGAGTCAGTTGGTGTTATAGGTGGAAAAACACGAGGAGGGTGTATATTGAATGAGTAGGGTACGACCTTCTGTTCCATCGTCGTCGTTTTGCCTAGTGCGCTGAGCAAGCAATCAATAATTTAGCTCGTCGGACGACATCGAAAAAGACGACTTGCGCGTCGCAACTTAACTttataacattaaaataatattattatttattattgtttttttaaataatattatattgctTGTTATGTCatacaataatagtaaaattttatattgactttaaaattcaacaaatattttgttaaaaatatatatttttattttcaactaaaaaagtaaaatttaaaattcaataaattattatttttcattgttattgcACAATAATATCCAATGCtctatttttcatcaaatgaaatacaaaatttcactggaaaattatttagtaaattacAAAACTTTTTgtcttcttttttcttttaattttcatctatttttctACTGTCTTTTATAtgtctttgttttatttattattattattattatttattatacttttgtttgagttttttcattatttttctggTTTTTAGTACAGTGGTTTGACAAAGCCACTGCAAGGCCAAAGAAAGCTTCACGATCGATAAACTTCACACTCTTATTAATTTGCTACAATGCTCGTCCTTGTTGTCCTATTGTGTGGTAAATTGACCATTCTAAGGCATTTACAaaagacaaagaaaaataatatactaaaataggtatataaaaaaaatctacaaattttaaaattaactttgaagttttctttttgaaatttaatgaactatatttttttattttttgatgtatttAACTTAAAATGAGTTggaaatatttatctaataattgtaaaagtaattaaaatttgtttttgttttaactttttcaattGTGAAAGAAtcgaaatgaataaaaatgatgatgatgatgatgataatgatgatgacgtTGGTAAAAGAAACACGAGACATTTCAAAAGTTTGAcaagtctttttttattttattgaattggtTGTTGTAAAAGAATACTAGatgttgaaaagaaaaaaaatataaatgaaaccTGTGTATGTActtgaagaaagaaaaaaaaaataaaaatagggaGTGACCCAAAAAATGACAAGTGTAGCAAGTGTAGCAAGTGGCCaagatataaaagaaaaaaaaaataaaactcatcaAAATAGTggcttatatatttttttttttttccattgttaTTTTACCGTGAttgctatttaaaataaatttttttgaaattgttgggTCAAGTTTGCATTTTGGCATAACAatgagtgaaataaaaaaaaaattttttttttatttccataaaGAAATAGTTTGtcataaaatagaaaaaattttttttctcttcaataaatcttttttttttttaattcataagcaactgtttattttcttgttaCTTTAttatgaacaataaaaaattttcgattaatatttaatatcgataaaacaatattttttaattaaaaaaaaaaaaatttccaactTTGATTGAAATTAAAGAGGATCGAACATTAAAACGACctgtatatacaaaaaaactgatcaataatataattacatGCTTGAGGGTTTATTTTAAAGAGCTcctaggataaaaaaaaaaaaaaatttatataagcCGTCTAGCGTCTCAATAAcccaattttattattacaattttttttttttattaattttaatatcaaaaaaaaaaaaaaaaactacataagaaatcaataaaaaaatttttaaaattttttacattcaagTATCAATTTGTCAGCATAAAAAACAAGTGActcttgtaattttaataaacatatataaatttttttaaaaaagaaaagaggcaatttatattgatatataaattttatttatgagaaTGATTACAGACAGGGTTCGAAGGTGAAAGAGAGCATGACTTGGCTGGGCATTCAACTATTATTTCGATAGCTAGAAATACATTCTTTCTTTCTTCtaaaagtgagaaaaaaaattcaatatatttgtACAATCGTGGCATTTCGATGTGGTTTTATAGAATGACGAAAAGAAATTTTCTTTCGATAAATGGATTGACGATATCACAACTGAATGCGCTAAAAACTGCAGAGATATTTACGTCGCATTTCCTCACATTATTCCTCTCGTCCGAATGAAATCGTttcaatcgttttttttttgtattttctactaccctctttttattttcttctgatgttatatttttatttttatatttcgttTTCTTCCTCCTTTCATCAGTCGCCCCAAGCCTTATTTCGAACGTGacaagaattttaatttttaaatgtacatGCTAGTATTCATGAAAAATGCCTAGTCATTTCTCAGTCTTGTGAAaccattaatatatttacaaatacaatatacatatctatattattattataaattaaaagcacatgatttatatttaaatgatgattatatattatttataaattataataagaatattttaaatttgtgttACAGAAAATGTTAAGCcaaaaaaaccaattgatttaccaataccaaaaaatattgatgatgatgtagaTGAAACTGaggatgatattgatgatgaagatgatttGGATGCTGACAGTGATAGTGACagtgatgctgatgatgattcaGATGGTGATTTGGAAGATGTATTGAGTGATCAGGCATATGAAGATGAAAGTGATGAAGCTTATCTTGATGATTACGATACAACAACTGCTGGGTgagttatattaataatatattattatttattatatttttaattgaaatgatttgtttattggtgtttaattgaatttaaattttaatatgcaaattttatagaaataaagtgtcaacatcattatcaacaagtGAAAAAAGCAAACAAGAATCTACAGTTATGCCAGTCACTTCAACATCAAGTTCACAACAATCACCTCAACCACAAGGAACACCAGATCCATATTTAACACATTTTGATCCAAGATCAGAGCATCAGAGTTATAAACAAGCACAAATGAGACTTGAAGAAGTACACAAAGAAAAAGTTACAAAggtaaaaatacaaatctttatatttatcttttaattattttatttttccttaatttaatcaatgcaaaacaaaaataaattaccaacttatttataaaatatatatattctatttttaaataatattctttacttttttattaatttaatttataatatttcaaaaatttattactaaaaaaatttctcaatatttcatttcatttttcaaacaaaaaaaaagtatttatattatttatacaattattatattaaaataactagaaatataataagttaaaaattcaaatgaaaaaaggaaataaagattggataaataattttaaagcaCAAAGGATTTGGGATTTGGATATTGGattgatataaaaatgcagagataaagaaaaacaaaaaaattattaaaaaatcatcgtCGTCGAAATCTGTGTGTGCTATAACGTTTTCAGGTGATGAAGGACTGGAGTGATCTTGAAGAAAGATATCAAGATATACGTGCAAGGGATCCAGTTGCTGCTGATGCATTTAAACGTTGGATGACAGCTAGATTTCAAGAGACAGTTGCTGCACTTGAAGCCAGTGGTGCTGCTGAAAAACATCAACTAAGTGCTATGCATCAGCAACGAGTTCAAGTGCGTTGAATTACATCagaattgttgttgttgttgttggtttattttgattttgattGTGTGTTCACCTTTAGCTGCAGTgaaaataccaaataaaaaacaaatcccATTTGTTCcctttattataaattaattgttaatttattatttgtatcataattttttatttattattactaacaaattatcatttttgattttatgatATTTCAGGAAGCTGTTAAACAGAGAAATGACGATGCAATGACTTGCTACACTGTCGCACTCAATGAGACCCCACCCAAtgtaagtattattattgatttaatatttttcattgcttgtttttcgttttttcttatgattattattgttatttgtagATGCATCGTATACAAAAATGTCTTCAAAAGCTTTTACGTGCATTGCACAAGGATAGACATCATACAATTGCTCATTATAAACATCTTCTTGATAGTAGCCTTGAACAAGCACAAAGAGAAAAACCAGCAACACTTGAACATCTTGCTGAAATTGATAGAATTACCAATCAAAGTCTTCTTATGCTTGAacggtaatttattattgaataattaatatatatttttttattattttcagtgaTAATGgatataaatttcatcaatattcatcaatattcccttcaatatcaaatttcatatcatattatatacttttttttgttttttttttcgtttttttgcttcattattattattatttattttatttatttatattgattttatttgtttggttttttcattttttttttttcattttcacctGTTATTCATTCATAGGTATCCGGAATTGAGTGCTAAAATTGGACGGCTGATGGATGATTATGTATTGGCCCTCAGGAGTAAGGACGAGACACCAGGGCTTTTGCTTGCGATGACACGTGAAGCTGAGGCTGCTATTTTGGACAAATATCAAGCTGATGTGGCTAGCAAACAACAAGGTttgtagaaatatataaaaacaaattaaatataataaaaataaaaaaagaaatagtaaaatttaacCAGGaacatgttaattaattaaataaataaacaaaaatatatttaattttaataattttaaaaagctttgattaaaattcaaatataaaatattttttttatcaatttatatttatcaaagcCATGAAcatataatttgaatataaaggTCTTCTTTtttcgcttaaaaaaaaatatacgtggCTTCATTTTATTCCACCTGaccttaattaattttatcaaaaaaattttcaattggatggatatattaaattgaattaaatgatttttcttttttagaaaAAGAACATCAAAAGCAATTGGAGCGTGAAAGAAAAGAGCAAAGAAAAGCTGAACGAGGTGAATTACGTAGTGAGCAAGAACAACATGAAGAGGGTAATcctgttgttgaaaaaaaagatacaactGCATCaatgcaacaacaacagcaacaacaacaacagtcaGAAGTTGCTGCTATGCACAATGAAGGAATAGTCAGAGCTGCTCACAGTATGAGTCATGATGTTTCACATCCAGAGCcagtaattatattatattaattcataaataattataatattcaaatagatttttaataatgatttataattaaaaaataaatttatattagtctacacagttggaaaaaaaaaatgtacaaaaacgtaaaaacatttgaattaaaattaaagttttagtttattttttaatccaactgtgtagataattataaaaaaaatgataaaaagcatattattaaattaaactcaAAGCAGCTTTATGTTTTTCAGGGATATTCATTGTCTGAAGCATCAAGACGAGAATTATATCACAAAGAAAGTCGTTCAGTTTATGTGACATTGGCATTTGCTGGTATTGCATTGATGGCAACAGCAATGATTGGtattgcaatatttaaaaaaagaaattcaagaAGCCCTCATAGTCAAGGTTTCATTGAAGTAGATCAAGCAGCAACACCTGAAGAAAGACACGTAGCCAATATGCAAATAAATGGCTATGAAAATccaacatataaatattttgaagtTAAAGAATAAGCACCTCAATCATTTcctcaaagaaattttttattattatttcgattattatttgttgaaaattttaatttttcaccttGTGGGTATTGTCGTTAATTAaaccatctaaaaaaaaaaaaacgattataaaacaaaaaaagaaatactaTTTACTTGGTGATActgtctttcttttttttattctctttgatataattattaaaattattatcagtatgATTTACACTCACTGCTACATCAACACCCTCAAAAGCtaattactcatttttttaattttcaaatcaaaaaatacttACTTACCCagagtatataataaaaataaaaaaggtagaTGATTTTTTGGTGCGTGCCATTGATTGGCAATTGAGTGccatatatttgaaattaataatcaacgcTTTGACCGCCGAATAAAAGCCCCTTTAATTaatcgaaaataataaaattttaatcatcaatttttgacCTCGTATTATCCGCCTTTGTTCTGATATTTCATTAAcgtaaaataatagtaaaaaaaaggaaaatataaaatcgaaaaaagaaattaaattttcatttttaaaaatcgattaattaaataaaagggatgaataataataataataataaagagaataaaataaagtgcATTTGAAGCAATTAAAAGGCAgcttattattgaaaaatcaactatatttattattaatataaaaaaaataaaaagtacttAAACAAGGGGCTAAAATACtcgaatgaaaaaagaaaaaaaaagtagatatttaaatgtaattttaagtGAAAGTACTCTTGAAATATCAGAACGTCCGtcgattattatttgtttttttttttgtttgtttattcatACAGTATTTTTACCTTAccttatcatcaaaataaaaaaatcaagtatatttatattctcaaTTGATgcataataattatctttaaataaatattaaaatatacttaaaattatttaatttaaatgtttattcatGCATGAATGAATATTAAACTCGGTACACAAAATATCAATGTactatttatgataataaataaataaatattcttgtcattttttaaataataaataacgagTTATCAGTTGTGTAAATGATAATGGAAAATGTTCGAGAGACTCGTTCGACTTTGCCGAAatgttattgtatttaaaaaaataatattcgtaATAAATCATGCCGAAACTATCGAATAAAAGGAACAAGCTTAACTTGAGAGTTTATTAAATCtgtgtaaatttatatatcaaatggAACTGaactcaaaataataaatgaccaggatatttattgaatatttttgttttatttaaatcctttgatgttttattatttttttttattttaaaaattatattcatataattatcttatgatgataataatatacacaatGATGgcaatgatgatttattacacATTAATAatgcttatatatatttgtatatgatCATGGAAAATAGTAAACACATTGCACTATTTGgctggaaaataaatttataaaattaaaggaAAAACACACTAACACACTCATTGAACTGTACACctcattaatttatcatacaacttgatttacaattaaatattttgaatatagaTTTACAGTAAacttgtgaataaaaaaatttttgcaataattaaaGAGAAATATTTGGGCACTCTGCGATATTACTGATCGATAATAATTGCACATTTGCAAATAATCAACATTTTGCATTttaaatgcaataaaaaaatttagcaaataagcaaaataaaaaaaatacattttgtcttagataataaatatacgtaaaaaaaaaattaataaatttgtaaaattggcTTTTTtcgaattgaataaaattaaaatttaaaaatatttttcatcaatctcatttatcatttaaatcacacacaaatttaattataaattcatttttaaaaaattaaaaaaacagtataacactgataaatatataactgctaaatgtttaaaaatattattttagatatgttaagaaaatatagaaatttacTACAATGAGTGTACTttaatgacgaaaaaaaaatatccaaaattAAATGCTAAatgatgtataaaaatatgcttataaattatatttaaaaaaaaaaatttatacatcattaataaattgatgaatctATGAAACAACAGataagttaaatttaaataaaaaaatgaaaataataaattaaatattgtaccTATAGCTGTAGAAAttacagaagaaaaaaaattgtcgcaTGTAAAAGTAAATCTGGCACTGGGtcacaggttttttttttttttctaaatatttcgATTTGTTTATAATCAACAGTAATTTTTATTCGAGTTATTTAACCAGTTGTTTTGCCCTTTattaagttataaaaaaaataaaataatttatcgaaATCATTGGTGTGAATTTGGACGCATCAGTAAGAGCGAAGCATATCAgttttgctaaaaaaaaaaaaccagcaaTTATTCGcgttataaaagaaaattcaattgaaaaaaatttaataaagaaaaagctataaaaataatttgattgacgtgagtgtgtatgtgtgtatccttttgaaaagaaaaaaaaaaaaaagtaatagataatatatgaataaagaaaatgaaaaaaacctGTGACCCAGTTTTGGGCCACCctatgtaatattaaaaattgatttttgtaaAGAAGTAACAAGTCTATattgattaatcaatttagcttaaataaaaaagaaaaaaaaaatacgtgagGTGTAAagacaacaaaaacaaaaaaaataactaataatattgaaatgaaatttgaaaaaatatacgtCCTTTCTTAAAAAGTCCaggtggcaaaaaaaaaactaaaaaaaagagagggtataatcgaaaaaaaatgatctgATGACTTGtgtaattattatgttattattataatgattttgtacttgattatttaaaatcacttTAAGATTATCATGatttatttggtaaaaaaaaaacaaagctcttcctcaatatttaaatttcattttaaattttatcttaaaGTGAATTTTTAATGGAGAGATTAATTATTGTACAGGCCGAATTTAACTTCGCACacatattattgaattaatttttattatttttatttatataaaatattgtaagtGTTAACCTGCacgagcaaaaaaattaataattattataattaaaacaaaaatcaataataataaaataataataataaaaataaagatcaaAATTTCCGTTATGATCATATATATAACtgtatgcaaaaataaaaagataagaGTGGTAATTAGTTTGACATTTAGATactcttatatatattattgacaatgattatattattattattttttctgttgattttattttttactcactGAGTTAATTTAGATTCTGGAATTACTATGATAATAAGAtcttgagataaaaaaaaaaaaataaagtcattGTGTTTATGGATACATGTAATTCtacttattaataaatatattgaatgatAACCCACATtgagtttgtttttattattttaaattttataattgaaattttaacatatattattcattagaAAAAACCTACATGCTAAATACATGTCACGGATAAAATGAAGGAAAGGCATTGACGTTACTTTTATTCAAGGTTTTATTTTAGAatggaaattttctttttttcattaaatgcaGATATATTTGTATGGATAAATTAATgcatatacataataaatattttatttacagagaaaaatgtaaagtatcttttattataaagatGTCGTGGGTGATTCTTGAAGaccatgaattttataattatctttgGCTATGGCAATCAAAGAATCTGCCATGCTTTTGCCTGTTTCATTGACCATACTTGATAGTGCACCATCTGGATTTTGGAGAAGTAAATGTGGCTGGTCAAATTCTAAAACTGAGCcagcatcaacaacaagtattttatcaCTATCCATAACAGTATTTAATCTGTGAGCAATTGTGAGTACAGTACAATTTGCAAATTTTTGACGaattgttttttgaataaGTTCATCTGTTCCTGAATCAACATTGGCAGTGGCTTCATcgagaattaaaattttattatttctaacaaTTGCTCGAGCAAGACAAACAAGTTGTCGTTCACCAACACTCAAATTACTTCCACCATCATTGACATGAGCAGTTAAACCCATATCTTTTAATTCAACATCTTCAAGAGCTGCCCAAAGTACATCATCACCAAATGACTCAAATGGATCCAAATTTTTTCGTAAAGtaccagaaaataaaaatggttcTTGTggaattattgatatttttgatcTAAGATCACGTAAACCAATCTCACCAGTTTCTACTccatcaatttcaatttttcccTTTAAATTAGCAAATCTAAAAAGTGCAGATATAAGAGAAGATTTACCAGCACCAGTTCTACCAACTATTccaattttttctctttcatttattgtaaaacttaaattttttaatactggTGCTTCATCAGGACCATAAgacaaataaacatttttaaattcaatttttcctTCAGTAGGCCAATCTGGTGGTAATTCTTCACCTGGCAGGCTTTCCAATGGTGATTCACTTTCAAGAATAGTATATTCATAAACTCGTTCAACTGAGGTCATTTGATTCTCAAGTTCTGCACTCTGTCGCATGACCCACTGGAATATTCCCGTTAGTCCAATAACTTGGGTAATTGCAAGACCAACATTTCCACCACTTTTTGAATCACTTCCTGGTATAACTAAGAAGCTAAGTGTGactaatgaaatatataaaacagcAAAAGTATCAAGCCAAAGACCAAATGCATTTGAcgatgatataaatat is drawn from Aphidius gifuensis isolate YNYX2018 linkage group LG3, ASM1490517v1, whole genome shotgun sequence and contains these coding sequences:
- the LOC122853219 gene encoding amyloid-beta-like protein isoform X2, with the protein product MRAVGLNLLVVAVGLLASQAQAVSERLELAPAGGRSEPQVATLCEAGEVYLAQHMGEQGRWISSTEKKSCMTDKLEILEYCKKAYPKRDITNIVESSHYVRVVGWCKPGHTKCKMSRWVKPYRCLEGPFQSDALLVPEGCLFDHLHNHTKCWESNRWNSTAADTCRERSMNLRSFAMLLPCGISLFSGVEFVCCPKHLKENVKPKKPIDLPIPKNIDDDVDETEDDIDDEDDLDADSDSDSDADDDSDGDLEDVLSDQAYEDESDEAYLDDYDTTTAGNKVSTSLSTSEKSKQESTVMPVTSTSSSQQSPQPQGTPDPYLTHFDPRSEHQSYKQAQMRLEEVHKEKVTKDWSDLEERYQDIRARDPVAADAFKRWMTARFQETVAALEASGAAEKHQLSAMHQQRVQEAVKQRNDDAMTCYTVALNETPPNMHRIQKCLQKLLRALHKDRHHTIAHYKHLLDSSLEQAQREKPATLEHLAEIDRITNQSLLMLERYPELSAKIGRLMDDYVLALRSKDETPGLLLAMTREAEAAILDKYQADVASKQQEKEHQKQLERERKEQRKAERGELRSEQEQHEEGNPVVEKKDTTASMQQQQQQQQQSEVAAMHNEGIVRAAHSMSHDVSHPEPLYVFQGYSLSEASRRELYHKESRSVYVTLAFAGIALMATAMIGIAIFKKRNSRSPHSQGFIEVDQAATPEERHVANMQINGYENPTYKYFEVKE
- the LOC122853219 gene encoding amyloid-beta-like protein isoform X1 — encoded protein: MRAVGLNLLVVAVGLLASQAQAVSERLELAPAGGRSEPQVATLCEAGEVYLAQHMGEQGRWISSTEKKSCMTDKLEILEYCKKAYPKRDITNIVESSHYVRVVGWCKPGHTKCKMSRWVKPYRCLEGPFQSDALLVPEGCLFDHLHNHTKCWESNRWNSTAADTCRERSMNLRSFAMLLPCGISLFSGVEFVCCPKHLKENVKPKKPIDLPIPKNIDDDVDETEDDIDDEDDLDADSDSDSDADDDSDGDLEDVLSDQAYEDESDEAYLDDYDTTTAGNKVSTSLSTSEKSKQESTVMPVTSTSSSQQSPQPQGTPDPYLTHFDPRSEHQSYKQAQMRLEEVHKEKVTKVMKDWSDLEERYQDIRARDPVAADAFKRWMTARFQETVAALEASGAAEKHQLSAMHQQRVQEAVKQRNDDAMTCYTVALNETPPNMHRIQKCLQKLLRALHKDRHHTIAHYKHLLDSSLEQAQREKPATLEHLAEIDRITNQSLLMLERYPELSAKIGRLMDDYVLALRSKDETPGLLLAMTREAEAAILDKYQADVASKQQEKEHQKQLERERKEQRKAERGELRSEQEQHEEGNPVVEKKDTTASMQQQQQQQQQSEVAAMHNEGIVRAAHSMSHDVSHPEPLYVFQGYSLSEASRRELYHKESRSVYVTLAFAGIALMATAMIGIAIFKKRNSRSPHSQGFIEVDQAATPEERHVANMQINGYENPTYKYFEVKE
- the LOC122853219 gene encoding amyloid-beta-like protein isoform X3; amino-acid sequence: MRAVGLNLLVVAVGLLASQAQAVSERLELAPAGGRSEPQVATLCEAGEVYLAQHMGEQGRWISSTEKKSCMTDKLEILEYCKKAYPKRDITNIVESSHYVRVVGWCKPGHTKCKMSRWVKPYRCLEGPFQSDALLVPEGCLFDHLHNHTKCWESNRWNSTAADTCRERSMNLRSFAMLLPCGISLFSGVEFVCCPKHLKENVKPKKPIDLPIPKNIDDDVDETEDDIDDEDDLDADSDSDSDADDDSDGDLEDVLSDQAYEDESDEAYLDDYDTTTAGNKVSTSLSTSEKSKQESTVMPVTSTSSSQQSPQPQGTPDPYLTHFDPRSEHQSYKQAQMRLEEVHKEKVTKVMKDWSDLEERYQDIRARDPVAADAFKRWMTARFQETVAALEASGAAEKHQLSAMHQQRVQEAVKQRNDDAMTCYTVALNETPPNMHRIQKCLQKLLRALHKDRHHTIAHYKHLLDSSLEQAQREKPATLEHLAEIDRITNQSLLMLERYPELSAKIGRLMDDYVLALRSKDETPGLLLAMTREAEAAILDKYQADVASKQQEKEHQKQLERERKEQRKAERGELRSEQEQHEEGNPVVEKKDTTASMQQQQQQQQQSEVAAMHNEGIVRAAHSMSHDVSHPEPGYSLSEASRRELYHKESRSVYVTLAFAGIALMATAMIGIAIFKKRNSRSPHSQGFIEVDQAATPEERHVANMQINGYENPTYKYFEVKE
- the LOC122853219 gene encoding amyloid-beta-like protein isoform X4, with amino-acid sequence MRAVGLNLLVVAVGLLASQAQAVSERLELAPAGGRSEPQVATLCEAGEVYLAQHMGEQGRWISSTEKKSCMTDKLEILEYCKKAYPKRDITNIVESSHYVRVVGWCKPGHTKCKMSRWVKPYRCLEGPFQSDALLVPEGCLFDHLHNHTKCWESNRWNSTAADTCRERSMNLRSFAMLLPCGISLFSGVEFVCCPKHLKENVKPKKPIDLPIPKNIDDDVDETEDDIDDEDDLDADSDSDSDADDDSDGDLEDVLSDQAYEDESDEAYLDDYDTTTAGNKVSTSLSTSEKSKQESTVMPVTSTSSSQQSPQPQGTPDPYLTHFDPRSEHQSYKQAQMRLEEVHKEKVTKDWSDLEERYQDIRARDPVAADAFKRWMTARFQETVAALEASGAAEKHQLSAMHQQRVQEAVKQRNDDAMTCYTVALNETPPNMHRIQKCLQKLLRALHKDRHHTIAHYKHLLDSSLEQAQREKPATLEHLAEIDRITNQSLLMLERYPELSAKIGRLMDDYVLALRSKDETPGLLLAMTREAEAAILDKYQADVASKQQEKEHQKQLERERKEQRKAERGELRSEQEQHEEGNPVVEKKDTTASMQQQQQQQQQSEVAAMHNEGIVRAAHSMSHDVSHPEPGYSLSEASRRELYHKESRSVYVTLAFAGIALMATAMIGIAIFKKRNSRSPHSQGFIEVDQAATPEERHVANMQINGYENPTYKYFEVKE
- the LOC122853219 gene encoding amyloid-beta-like protein isoform X5 — its product is MRAVGLNLLVVAVGLLASQAQAVSERLELAPAGGRSEPQVATLCEAGEVYLAQHMGEQGRWISSTEKKSCMTDKLEILEYCKKAYPKRDITNIVESSHYVRVVGWCKPGHTKCKMSRWVKPYRCLEGPFQSDALLVPEGCLFDHLHNHTKCWESNRWNSTAADTCRERSMNLRSFAMLLPCGISLFSGVEFVCCPKHLKENVKPKKPIDLPIPKNIDDDVDETEDDIDDEDDLDADSDSDSDADDDSDGDLEDVLSDQAYEDESDEAYLDDYDTTTAGNKVSTSLSTSEKSKQESTVMPVTSTSSSQQSPQPQGTPDPYLTHFDPRSEHQSYKQAQMRLEEVHKEKVTKEAVKQRNDDAMTCYTVALNETPPNMHRIQKCLQKLLRALHKDRHHTIAHYKHLLDSSLEQAQREKPATLEHLAEIDRITNQSLLMLERYPELSAKIGRLMDDYVLALRSKDETPGLLLAMTREAEAAILDKYQADVASKQQEKEHQKQLERERKEQRKAERGELRSEQEQHEEGNPVVEKKDTTASMQQQQQQQQQSEVAAMHNEGIVRAAHSMSHDVSHPEPLYVFQGYSLSEASRRELYHKESRSVYVTLAFAGIALMATAMIGIAIFKKRNSRSPHSQGFIEVDQAATPEERHVANMQINGYENPTYKYFEVKE